A genome region from Thalassotalea euphylliae includes the following:
- the lysS gene encoding lysine--tRNA ligase encodes MTDQANQDENKLIAERRGKLAQIRENCPANGHPNQFDRKHYAADLQAAHGEKDKETLEAETDVYSIAGRVMAKRGPFLVLQDMTGRIQAYADKTVQKDIKARLGGVLDIGDIVGVTGTLHKSGKGDLYVNMDKYELLTKSLRPLPEKFHGLQDTETKYRQRYVDLITNEETRETFRIRSKIVEGIRRFLADRDFMEVETPMLQTIPGGATAKPFITHHNALDVQMYMRIAPELYLKRLVVGGFERVFEINRNFRNEGLSTRHNPEFTMIEFYQAYADYHDLMNLTEDMLRTLAEDVMGNPVIRNTVKNAEGEVVEEKFYDFGKPFARLSMVDAILKYAPEGMVTSEDEAALRDPENNFDTIKALAKKAHVKEGDAAKVWGPGKYICEIFEEVAEHLLDQPTFITEYPWEVSPLARRNDENPFITDRFEFFVGGRELANGFSELNDAEDQAERFRKQVEEKDAGDDEAMHFDEDYINALEYGLPPTAGEGIGIDRLVMLFTDSPTIKDVILFPHMRPLAE; translated from the coding sequence ATGACAGACCAAGCAAATCAAGACGAAAATAAATTAATCGCCGAACGTCGCGGCAAATTAGCGCAAATTCGCGAAAACTGCCCGGCTAATGGCCATCCAAACCAGTTTGACCGAAAACACTATGCAGCTGATTTACAAGCTGCCCACGGTGAGAAAGACAAAGAAACGCTTGAAGCTGAAACTGACGTTTACAGCATTGCTGGTCGTGTGATGGCAAAGCGTGGTCCATTCTTGGTATTACAAGATATGACTGGTCGCATTCAAGCTTATGCAGATAAAACCGTACAAAAAGACATTAAAGCCCGTTTAGGCGGTGTGCTAGATATCGGTGATATCGTTGGCGTAACAGGTACTTTGCACAAATCAGGCAAAGGTGATTTGTACGTCAATATGGACAAGTACGAGCTACTGACTAAGTCGCTACGTCCATTACCTGAAAAATTCCACGGCTTACAAGATACGGAAACTAAGTACCGTCAGCGTTACGTAGATTTGATCACCAATGAAGAAACCCGTGAAACTTTCCGTATTCGCTCGAAAATTGTTGAAGGTATTCGTCGTTTCCTAGCCGATCGCGACTTTATGGAAGTGGAAACGCCAATGCTACAAACCATTCCAGGTGGTGCAACAGCGAAACCATTTATCACTCACCACAATGCATTAGACGTTCAAATGTACATGCGTATTGCCCCTGAGCTTTACCTTAAGCGTCTAGTGGTTGGTGGTTTTGAACGTGTTTTCGAAATTAACCGTAACTTCCGTAACGAAGGCTTATCTACACGTCACAACCCAGAATTCACTATGATTGAATTCTACCAAGCGTACGCTGACTACCATGACTTAATGAACTTAACTGAAGACATGCTACGCACGCTTGCGGAAGATGTGATGGGTAACCCAGTGATCCGCAACACCGTGAAAAACGCTGAAGGCGAAGTGGTAGAAGAGAAGTTCTACGACTTTGGTAAGCCATTCGCGCGTTTATCTATGGTTGACGCGATTTTGAAATACGCACCTGAAGGTATGGTAACCAGCGAAGATGAAGCGGCACTGCGCGACCCTGAAAACAACTTCGACACCATCAAAGCATTAGCGAAAAAAGCACATGTTAAAGAAGGTGATGCGGCGAAAGTATGGGGTCCAGGTAAGTACATTTGTGAAATCTTCGAAGAAGTCGCTGAGCACTTACTTGACCAGCCGACGTTTATCACTGAATACCCGTGGGAAGTATCGCCACTGGCACGTCGTAACGACGAAAACCCATTCATTACCGACCGTTTTGAATTCTTCGTTGGTGGTCGTGAGTTAGCGAATGGTTTCTCTGAGCTTAACGATGCAGAAGACCAAGCCGAACGTTTCCGTAAGCAAGTGGAAGAGAAAGACGCAGGTGATGATGAAGCGATGCACTTTGATGAAGACTACATCAACGCGCTTGAGTACGGCTTGCCACCAACAGCCGGTGAAGGTATTGGTATCGACCGTTTAGTGATGTTATTCACTGACTCGCCAACCATTAAAGACGTGATTTTATTCCCGCATATGCGTCCGCTAGCGGAATAA
- the prfB gene encoding peptide chain release factor 2 (programmed frameshift): protein MFEVNPVLNTIKDIKERTTMLRGYLDYEVKAERLVEVTRELELPEIWNEPERAQALGKERSALEAVVNTIEQLEAGCEDIEGLVELAVEAEDEDTFNEAEAEAQELVEQLEKLEFRRMFAGEQDENDCYLDIQSGSGGTEAQDWAEMLMRMYLRWGEAHGFKTEVIEVSDGDVAGIKGCTIKYSGEYAYGWLRTETGVHRLVRKSPFDSSGRRHTSFASAFIYPEIDDNIEIDINPADLRVDTFRASGAGGQHVNKTDSAIRITHIPTGAVVACQNDRSQHKNRATAMKLLKAKLYEMEIQKQNEDKQALEEGKSDIGWGSQIRSYVLDDSRIKDLRTGVENRNTQAVLDGDLDKFIEASLKSGL from the exons ATGTTTGAAGTTAATCCTGTATTAAACACCATTAAAGACATTAAAGAGCGCACCACCATGCTTAGGGGGTATCTT GACTACGAAGTCAAAGCCGAGCGTTTAGTTGAAGTTACTCGCGAATTAGAATTACCGGAAATTTGGAACGAGCCAGAGCGCGCCCAAGCGCTGGGTAAAGAGCGCTCGGCGTTAGAAGCTGTGGTCAATACCATTGAGCAACTGGAAGCGGGCTGTGAAGATATTGAAGGCTTAGTTGAACTAGCGGTTGAAGCGGAAGACGAAGATACTTTCAACGAAGCTGAAGCTGAAGCACAAGAGCTGGTAGAACAGCTTGAAAAGCTGGAGTTTCGCCGTATGTTTGCTGGCGAGCAAGACGAAAACGATTGCTACCTCGACATTCAATCAGGCTCAGGGGGTACCGAAGCGCAAGACTGGGCAGAAATGCTGATGCGTATGTACCTGCGCTGGGGTGAAGCACACGGCTTTAAAACTGAAGTGATTGAAGTGTCAGACGGCGATGTTGCCGGTATTAAAGGTTGCACCATTAAATACTCAGGCGAATATGCATACGGATGGCTGCGCACAGAAACGGGCGTGCATCGCTTAGTACGTAAGTCACCATTCGATTCTAGTGGTCGTCGTCATACCTCGTTTGCTTCAGCGTTTATTTACCCTGAAATTGACGACAATATCGAAATTGATATTAACCCCGCCGATTTACGCGTTGATACCTTCCGCGCGTCAGGTGCCGGTGGTCAGCACGTTAACAAAACCGATTCAGCGATTCGTATTACCCATATTCCGACGGGCGCTGTGGTGGCGTGTCAAAACGATCGCTCACAACACAAAAACCGTGCAACAGCCATGAAGCTACTAAAAGCTAAGCTGTATGAAATGGAAATTCAAAAGCAAAACGAAGACAAACAAGCGCTAGAAGAAGGTAAATCAGATATCGGTTGGGGCAGCCAAATTCGCTCTTACGTATTAGACGATAGCCGCATTAAAGATTTACGCACTGGCGTGGAAAACCGCAATACCCAAGCGGTATTAGACGGTGATTTAGACAAATTTATAGAGGCTTCCCTAAAATCAGGCCTTTAA
- the recJ gene encoding single-stranded-DNA-specific exonuclease RecJ, with protein MQKQIIRRTPVADQHLPMNLHPVVRQLYASRGVAGDHELELTLKQIAPVTSLSGLAAGCDILYQALQTSKRITIVGDFDADGATSTALMMEALTLLGSRTHNFIVPNRFEYGYGLSPEIVEIAHQQGAELIITVDNGISCFAGIERAQSLGMKVIVTDHHLPGERLPPADAIINPNQYDCQFPSKALAGVGVAFYFMLALRKLLRDANWFANQQIPEPNLAQLLDLVALGTVADVVPLDANNRILVAQGLKRIRAGFTRPGIQALIEIAKRDQTKLVAADFGFALGPRINAAGRLDDMSYGINCLLANDLMEARVMASELDELNKARREIEQGMQVEAERVLASLKFSEDNLPFAIALFQKDWHQGVIGIVAGRLKEKFHRPSIVFAAADADSPNKDGVFDNEQEIKGSARSIPGLHIRDLLEHIDSQHPNIIIKFGGHAMAAGLSIQAKNFDQFNQLFSQYAEAWLDKEQLTGTLLSDGELPASLMTIEFADLLQEAGPWGQQFPEPMFDDEFELLQQRIVGEKHLKLVVQKDNVAFDAIAFNIDVKAWPNSQAKKAHIAYKLSVNEFRGKQNVQLMVEHLKAL; from the coding sequence ATGCAAAAACAAATCATTCGCCGCACGCCAGTTGCCGACCAACATTTACCGATGAATCTTCACCCTGTGGTGCGTCAGCTTTATGCCAGTCGAGGTGTCGCGGGTGATCATGAGCTTGAATTAACGCTTAAGCAAATAGCGCCAGTAACTAGCTTGTCGGGCTTAGCTGCAGGCTGTGACATTCTTTATCAAGCACTGCAAACAAGCAAGCGTATTACCATAGTGGGTGATTTTGATGCCGATGGTGCAACCAGCACGGCGCTAATGATGGAAGCGTTAACCTTGCTAGGCAGCCGCACGCACAATTTTATTGTGCCGAATCGTTTTGAGTACGGTTATGGCCTATCGCCAGAAATCGTGGAAATTGCCCATCAGCAAGGGGCTGAGCTGATCATTACCGTCGATAACGGTATTAGCTGCTTTGCGGGTATTGAGCGCGCGCAATCGCTTGGCATGAAGGTGATTGTCACTGATCACCATTTACCAGGTGAGAGATTGCCGCCTGCCGATGCCATTATTAACCCCAATCAATACGACTGTCAGTTCCCGTCAAAAGCCTTAGCTGGTGTGGGTGTTGCCTTTTACTTTATGTTGGCACTGCGTAAACTACTGCGTGATGCAAACTGGTTTGCTAACCAACAAATACCAGAGCCGAACCTTGCCCAATTACTCGATTTAGTGGCGTTAGGTACAGTCGCCGATGTTGTGCCGCTGGACGCCAACAACCGTATTTTGGTGGCGCAAGGGTTAAAACGAATTCGTGCGGGTTTTACGCGCCCCGGTATTCAGGCGTTAATCGAAATTGCCAAACGCGATCAAACTAAGCTAGTGGCGGCTGACTTTGGCTTTGCCCTAGGCCCGCGTATTAATGCGGCAGGGCGATTGGATGATATGTCGTATGGCATTAATTGCTTGCTAGCCAATGATTTAATGGAAGCGCGGGTGATGGCGTCAGAGCTGGATGAGCTTAATAAAGCTCGCCGTGAAATTGAACAAGGGATGCAAGTGGAAGCCGAGCGCGTGCTTGCAAGCCTTAAGTTTTCAGAAGACAACTTGCCTTTTGCTATTGCGTTATTCCAAAAAGATTGGCACCAAGGGGTTATTGGTATTGTCGCCGGTCGCTTAAAAGAGAAGTTCCACCGTCCGAGTATTGTGTTTGCCGCTGCGGATGCTGATTCTCCCAATAAAGATGGCGTTTTTGATAACGAACAGGAAATCAAAGGCTCAGCACGTTCAATCCCAGGCTTACATATTCGTGATTTACTTGAGCATATCGACAGCCAACACCCGAATATTATTATCAAGTTTGGTGGCCATGCGATGGCAGCAGGCTTGTCGATTCAGGCGAAAAACTTTGACCAGTTTAATCAGCTGTTTAGCCAATATGCCGAAGCTTGGTTAGACAAAGAGCAACTCACCGGTACGCTGCTATCTGATGGCGAATTACCCGCCTCGTTAATGACCATTGAATTTGCAGACCTACTACAAGAAGCTGGCCCTTGGGGACAGCAATTTCCTGAGCCAATGTTTGACGATGAGTTTGAACTGCTACAACAGCGCATTGTTGGCGAAAAACACTTAAAGCTGGTGGTGCAAAAAGACAATGTTGCCTTTGATGCCATCGCTTTTAATATTGATGTTAAAGCGTGGCCCAATAGTCAGGCGAAAAAGGCGCATATCGCCTATAAATTATCGGTCAATGAGTTTCGCGGTAAGCAAAATGTTCAGCTTATGGTGGAGCATTTGAAAGCCTTGTAA
- the dsbC gene encoding bifunctional protein-disulfide isomerase/oxidoreductase DsbC produces MKKLFSAAVYASALLCSSFALTAHAESPEQVPAAVANASAATFNAEKLKQTISQTLGLEVSTARKTPMPGLAEIVTEQGLFYTSYDGEYFIQGKLFNLGPNVTNLTETSLAQVRLDGMAKFEKDMIVFPAKNEKHVVTVFTDITCGYCRKLHNSMEEYNDLGITVRYLAYPRAGVYQSPGTYTQGFEDLRSIWCNEDPAKAMTRAKAGSSVARRICDKPVEENFKFGRQVGVSGTPAIILANGFMLPGYRDADDLMNILENL; encoded by the coding sequence ATGAAAAAGCTGTTTTCTGCCGCGGTTTATGCCAGCGCGCTTCTTTGTTCTTCTTTTGCGCTTACCGCACATGCTGAAAGCCCAGAGCAAGTTCCAGCAGCTGTTGCTAACGCTTCAGCGGCCACTTTTAATGCTGAAAAATTAAAACAAACCATTAGTCAAACATTAGGCTTGGAAGTGAGCACTGCCCGCAAAACGCCAATGCCTGGCTTAGCTGAAATTGTTACTGAACAAGGCTTGTTTTACACCAGCTACGATGGTGAATACTTTATTCAAGGTAAGTTATTTAATTTAGGACCAAACGTTACTAACTTAACGGAAACTAGCCTAGCGCAAGTACGTTTAGACGGAATGGCTAAATTTGAAAAAGACATGATTGTGTTTCCTGCGAAAAACGAAAAGCATGTCGTGACAGTATTTACTGACATTACCTGTGGTTACTGCCGTAAATTGCACAACAGCATGGAAGAGTACAACGATTTAGGTATTACCGTTCGTTACTTAGCTTACCCTCGCGCTGGTGTTTACCAATCGCCAGGCACTTATACGCAAGGCTTTGAAGACTTGCGCTCAATCTGGTGTAACGAAGATCCTGCCAAAGCGATGACACGTGCCAAAGCGGGTTCAAGTGTTGCTCGCCGTATTTGTGATAAGCCAGTGGAAGAAAACTTTAAATTTGGTCGCCAAGTTGGCGTGAGTGGTACGCCAGCAATTATCTTAGCAAATGGTTTTATGCTGCCGGGCTATCGTGATGCCGATGACCTAATGAATATTTTAGAAAACCTATAA
- the fldB gene encoding flavodoxin FldB, translated as MKIGLFYGSTTCYTEIAAEKIQAEMGNDDTGTPLVELHNIKDEPLSLIADYDLVILGISTWDYGELQEDWESQWQDLATISFANKIVALYGMGDQIGYTEWFQDALGMLHTCVVEQRGHVIGYWPNQGYEFEASKALTQDGSQFVGLALDEDNQYDQSDARISQWCQGVLEEIADILA; from the coding sequence ATGAAAATCGGCTTATTTTATGGCTCAACCACTTGTTATACCGAGATTGCTGCGGAAAAAATTCAAGCAGAAATGGGTAACGATGACACTGGTACACCGCTAGTTGAGCTGCACAATATTAAAGACGAGCCTTTGTCTTTAATTGCCGATTACGATCTAGTGATTTTAGGTATTTCCACTTGGGATTATGGCGAATTGCAAGAAGATTGGGAGTCTCAGTGGCAAGACCTAGCAACCATTAGCTTCGCCAATAAAATTGTTGCCTTGTATGGTATGGGCGACCAAATTGGTTATACCGAATGGTTCCAAGACGCCTTAGGTATGCTGCACACCTGTGTGGTTGAGCAAAGAGGTCATGTCATTGGTTACTGGCCAAACCAAGGCTATGAGTTTGAAGCCTCAAAAGCCCTGACTCAAGATGGCAGCCAATTTGTTGGCTTAGCTTTGGATGAAGACAACCAATATGACCAGTCTGACGCCCGTATCAGCCAATGGTGCCAAGGTGTATTGGAAGAGATTGCTGATATTCTGGCTTAA
- the srmB gene encoding ATP-dependent RNA helicase SrmB: MFEQFDLDQDLIGGIAKAGFKKPTSIQQLVLPEAMDGKDILASAPTGTGKTAAFLLPAAQHLLDYPRTKPGFPRVLVLSPTRELALQISEQNELLTAHTNIKTGVITGGVNYGSHKEILTATTDMLIATPGRLMEYIENEQFDAREIEILILDEADRMLDMGFADTINRIIGEARWRKQTMLFSATLEGAGVIKFAKDILDEPVYLEANPSRKEKAKIHQWLHLADDKQHKLELLTNILKQEEVERAVVFANKRETVQFLSGKLYSAEIPCVWLEGKMPQDKRNSAVERLRKGELNVLVATDVAARGLDIDDITHVINFDMPRKADIYLHRIGRTGRAGNKGTAISLVEAHDMLAIGKIERYTKERLQRRVIDELRPKFKEAKVPMKKPKVKKSAAQKKAKAKKIAKKVAKKSAKKK, translated from the coding sequence ATGTTCGAGCAGTTTGATTTAGACCAAGACCTGATCGGTGGCATTGCCAAAGCCGGTTTTAAAAAGCCCACTTCAATTCAGCAGTTAGTGCTGCCAGAAGCAATGGACGGCAAAGACATTTTAGCCTCAGCGCCAACAGGGACAGGTAAAACCGCTGCGTTTTTATTACCTGCTGCTCAGCATTTACTGGATTACCCACGTACAAAGCCGGGCTTTCCACGAGTACTCGTATTATCACCAACACGCGAATTAGCGCTACAAATTAGCGAGCAAAACGAGCTGCTAACCGCCCACACTAACATTAAAACTGGTGTCATCACCGGTGGTGTTAACTACGGCAGCCACAAAGAAATTCTAACGGCCACCACCGATATGCTGATCGCAACGCCAGGTCGTTTAATGGAGTACATTGAAAACGAACAATTCGATGCTCGTGAAATTGAGATCCTCATTCTGGACGAAGCGGATCGCATGCTAGATATGGGTTTTGCTGACACCATTAACCGAATTATCGGTGAAGCACGCTGGCGCAAACAAACCATGTTGTTCTCGGCAACACTTGAAGGTGCTGGCGTGATCAAGTTCGCCAAAGACATCCTTGATGAGCCAGTGTACTTAGAAGCAAATCCATCGCGCAAAGAAAAAGCAAAAATCCACCAATGGTTGCATTTAGCAGACGACAAGCAGCACAAGCTTGAGCTACTGACGAATATTCTTAAACAAGAAGAAGTAGAACGTGCCGTGGTATTTGCCAACAAGCGCGAAACCGTCCAGTTCTTATCGGGCAAACTTTACAGCGCTGAGATTCCATGTGTTTGGTTAGAAGGCAAAATGCCACAAGACAAGCGTAACAGCGCAGTTGAGCGCTTACGCAAAGGCGAGCTTAATGTTTTAGTGGCAACCGATGTTGCAGCCCGTGGTTTAGATATTGACGATATCACCCACGTGATTAACTTTGATATGCCACGCAAAGCCGATATTTACTTGCACCGTATAGGCCGTACTGGCCGTGCTGGTAACAAAGGTACAGCAATTTCATTGGTAGAAGCACACGATATGCTAGCCATCGGTAAGATTGAGCGCTATACCAAAGAGCGCCTGCAACGCCGTGTAATTGACGAGCTTAGACCGAAATTTAAAGAAGCTAAAGTGCCGATGAAAAAGCCGAAAGTGAAAAAATCGGCGGCACAGAAAAAAGCTAAAGCGAAGAAAATCGCGAAAAAAGTGGCAAAGAAATCAGCGAAGAAAAAATAA
- a CDS encoding 5-carboxymethyl-2-hydroxymuconate Delta-isomerase translates to MPHCIIEHASTLDSNKLVSAVFQGALASNQFEPDGSDIKVRAISFNSYQVGSNQSKKSPSDFIHITLKILSGRSEEQKQLLSKSVLNALNTRVRNSCEITIEVVDIDRASYLKAKC, encoded by the coding sequence ATGCCCCATTGCATTATCGAACACGCCAGTACACTTGATAGCAACAAGCTTGTTTCAGCCGTTTTTCAAGGAGCATTGGCAAGTAACCAATTTGAGCCTGACGGCAGCGATATTAAAGTCAGGGCTATTAGCTTTAACAGCTATCAAGTAGGCAGTAACCAATCAAAAAAGAGCCCATCAGACTTTATTCATATCACACTCAAAATACTTTCAGGTCGCAGTGAAGAGCAAAAACAACTGCTAAGTAAAAGTGTATTGAACGCGCTTAACACGCGAGTACGGAATAGCTGTGAAATCACAATCGAAGTGGTTGATATAGATAGAGCTAGCTACCTGAAAGCCAAGTGCTAG
- a CDS encoding DoxX-like family protein, whose translation MSSIQIARIIVSFSWIYHGLFPKLVHIAPLEKQMTASFGFSAEYSYLITKAAGVGEVLFSITLFVFYRHKPLVVLNILALLGLLGFVAIMQPQLLIETFNPVTTNISLIALSVILLSEKQHSN comes from the coding sequence ATGTCATCCATTCAAATCGCCAGAATTATTGTCAGTTTTAGCTGGATTTACCATGGCCTTTTTCCCAAGCTTGTACATATTGCACCGCTTGAAAAACAGATGACAGCCAGCTTTGGATTTTCAGCAGAGTACTCATATCTTATTACCAAAGCAGCTGGCGTCGGTGAAGTACTGTTTAGCATCACCTTATTTGTCTTTTATCGACACAAGCCTCTAGTTGTTCTAAATATTCTGGCCTTACTTGGTTTATTGGGGTTTGTTGCCATTATGCAGCCGCAACTGCTAATTGAAACTTTTAACCCAGTGACCACCAATATTTCCTTAATCGCACTAAGCGTTATCTTATTGAGTGAAAAGCAACACAGTAACTAG
- the eda gene encoding bifunctional 4-hydroxy-2-oxoglutarate aldolase/2-dehydro-3-deoxy-phosphogluconate aldolase has product MITRIKTELPDLIVGAGTVTNADILQQAIAAKADFTITPAVSEKLLTQLAQCGLPVLPGVSNTGEILLAREFGYQELKLFPAALSGGAKFLSSISSIFQDISFCPTGGVTAENKADYLSLDNVFAVGGTWVASKDWVATHNWQAITGACLAANQPH; this is encoded by the coding sequence GTGATTACTCGCATTAAAACTGAATTGCCAGATCTTATCGTCGGTGCAGGTACGGTAACCAATGCTGACATTTTACAACAAGCGATAGCGGCAAAAGCTGACTTTACTATTACACCCGCTGTTTCTGAAAAATTGCTCACACAACTCGCACAATGCGGGTTACCGGTATTGCCGGGCGTATCAAACACAGGTGAGATTTTGCTTGCAAGAGAGTTTGGCTATCAAGAATTAAAGCTATTTCCTGCCGCGTTATCGGGTGGTGCAAAATTTTTGTCATCAATTTCGTCTATATTTCAAGATATTAGTTTTTGCCCAACGGGCGGCGTGACCGCTGAAAATAAAGCCGATTATTTATCACTCGATAATGTGTTTGCCGTTGGAGGTACATGGGTTGCGAGTAAAGACTGGGTGGCAACACACAATTGGCAAGCCATAACAGGTGCATGCTTAGCAGCAAATCAACCTCATTAA
- a CDS encoding CCXG family PEP-CTERM protein produces MKASLSNMLLGLILCCCSVSLKTQAALITYETQGFTGNFSSLDLKTIWLNLDGDINSQSLDEFERVWSGNQTFSHLTIELNLAEDTIWTLQAGLDAGLGAQVYVDGISIFKDSTDLWWAYNWNHSDTVKIENLSLSQGLHQLEFYWLENCCNGFNSIRFTEQSSGITSVLNRAALSSFEIPNPVSVSLFGLALVGLFFTSFKRDYSH; encoded by the coding sequence ATGAAGGCTAGTTTATCAAACATGTTATTGGGGTTGATATTGTGCTGCTGTTCAGTTTCTCTCAAAACTCAGGCGGCATTAATTACTTATGAAACCCAAGGCTTTACAGGCAATTTTTCCAGTTTAGATTTGAAAACCATCTGGCTGAATTTAGATGGTGATATCAATTCACAGTCGCTTGATGAATTTGAGCGGGTATGGTCGGGCAATCAAACCTTTAGTCATCTAACCATTGAGCTGAATCTTGCAGAAGATACTATTTGGACACTACAAGCTGGCTTAGACGCCGGCTTAGGGGCTCAAGTCTATGTAGATGGTATCTCAATTTTTAAAGACAGCACCGATCTGTGGTGGGCATATAATTGGAATCACAGCGATACGGTTAAAATTGAAAACCTAAGTCTTAGCCAAGGCTTACATCAGCTTGAATTTTATTGGTTAGAAAACTGCTGTAACGGCTTTAATAGTATTAGATTTACCGAGCAAAGTTCTGGTATTACTTCGGTGTTAAATCGAGCGGCACTGAGCTCATTTGAAATTCCGAATCCCGTTTCAGTTTCACTCTTTGGATTAGCCTTAGTCGGTTTATTTTTTACTAGCTTTAAACGTGATTACTCGCATTAA
- a CDS encoding nuclear transport factor 2 family protein: MKRSQMNADTNTDVSTEVNTDGKTVKATIASPKEIVKQWVAAFNKGDAELLSSFYHSDAVNHQVANEPVVGRQAIYQMFREEFANAEMECIVDNIFQDGEWAILEWKDPIGLRGCGFFHIQNGLIVMQRGYWDKLSFLQAHNLPIPSTKSPSN; encoded by the coding sequence ATGAAAAGGTCACAAATGAATGCCGATACAAATACCGATGTAAGTACCGAGGTAAATACTGACGGTAAGACAGTAAAGGCAACGATCGCATCACCTAAAGAGATAGTAAAACAGTGGGTTGCTGCATTTAATAAAGGTGACGCTGAGCTGCTGAGTAGTTTCTATCACAGTGATGCGGTTAACCATCAAGTCGCAAATGAACCCGTTGTTGGCAGGCAAGCAATTTATCAAATGTTTCGCGAAGAATTCGCCAATGCCGAGATGGAATGTATCGTCGACAATATTTTTCAAGACGGTGAATGGGCAATATTGGAATGGAAAGATCCGATTGGCTTAAGAGGCTGCGGCTTTTTCCATATTCAAAACGGTTTAATTGTGATGCAACGTGGATACTGGGATAAGCTGAGTTTTCTACAAGCACATAACTTACCCATTCCCTCAACTAAAAGTCCCAGTAACTAA